From a single Candidatus Kryptoniota bacterium genomic region:
- a CDS encoding NmrA family NAD(P)-binding protein, producing MKKIILVAGATGNLGKRVINALLDRGAEVRVVVRSSSDIEKLNELERLGVKIFKINMSNVEEMSDACSGVSCVVSALQGLHEVIVDTQRVLLDAAIAAGIPRFIPSDYSIDFTKLPPGENRNLDLRRDFHKRLDETSISATTIFNGAFTDLLTDQMPLILFKLKRVLYWGMQTNAWTSRRLTTRPHSRRARLFIRPPLAFYESLAIKSALGSSQRLWVR from the coding sequence AAAAAATAATATTAGTAGCAGGTGCGACAGGCAATCTAGGCAAAAGGGTTATTAACGCTTTACTTGACAGGGGTGCTGAAGTTAGAGTGGTTGTTCGCTCAAGCAGTGATATTGAAAAATTAAATGAGCTTGAGAGACTTGGAGTGAAGATATTTAAGATAAATATGTCAAATGTAGAAGAAATGTCCGATGCATGCAGTGGTGTATCTTGTGTCGTGTCAGCATTGCAAGGATTACATGAGGTGATTGTAGATACCCAAAGAGTATTGTTGGATGCAGCAATAGCGGCAGGAATACCTCGCTTCATTCCGTCCGACTACTCGATCGATTTCACCAAGCTTCCACCCGGAGAGAACCGCAATCTCGATCTGCGCCGAGACTTCCATAAGCGCCTGGATGAGACTTCGATTTCAGCGACCACGATCTTCAACGGCGCATTTACCGATCTTCTGACCGATCAAATGCCGCTCATTCTCTTCAAACTGAAGCGAGTCCTGTATTGGGGGATGCAGACCAACGCATGGACTTCACGACGATTGACGACACGGCCGCATTCACGGCGAGCGCGGCTCTTCATCCGTCCACCCCTCGCATTTTACGAATCGCTGGCGATCAAATCAGCGCTCGGGAGCTCACAGCGGTTGTGGGTGAGGTGA
- a CDS encoding VOC family protein yields the protein MKRVTGIGGIFFKAKDAPSLQAWYKRHLGIDVQAWGGAAFDWTDAEGKPVAGTTAWLIDPQESNHFAPSSAPFMVNYRVEDLHALVKVLKEEGCNVLEKIDESEYGKFAWVIDPEGNKVELWQPPQGQ from the coding sequence ATGAAACGAGTCACTGGTATCGGCGGCATCTTCTTCAAGGCCAAAGACGCTCCATCACTGCAGGCTTGGTACAAGCGGCACTTGGGAATCGACGTCCAAGCCTGGGGCGGAGCCGCCTTCGATTGGACCGACGCCGAGGGCAAGCCGGTTGCAGGCACAACTGCCTGGCTCATCGATCCGCAAGAAAGTAATCACTTTGCTCCGAGCTCTGCTCCCTTCATGGTCAACTACCGAGTGGAAGACCTCCACGCCTTGGTCAAGGTCTTGAAGGAAGAAGGCTGCAATGTGCTCGAGAAGATTGACGAATCCGAGTATGGGAAGTTTGCCTGGGTCATTGATCCAGAGGGAAACAAGGTCGAGCTATGGCAGCCGCCTCAAGGCCAATGA